The following are from one region of the Pseudomonas putida genome:
- the msrQ gene encoding protein-methionine-sulfoxide reductase heme-binding subunit MsrQ, whose amino-acid sequence MRYPWLRLAIFAVGSVFPVWWLYEAAMNLLGPDPGKIMMDRLGLGALTFLLVTLSMTPLQKLTGWSGWIVVRRQLGLWVFAYIVLHILAYLFFILGLDWGQLAVELRKRPYIIVGALGFLGLLVLAVTSNRYSQRRLGARWKKLHRLVYGVLGLGLLHFLWIVRSDLREWAIYAVIGVVLMVLRVPAVARALPRIARRQGRAV is encoded by the coding sequence ATGCGTTACCCCTGGTTGCGTCTGGCCATCTTTGCCGTCGGCAGCGTGTTCCCGGTGTGGTGGTTGTATGAGGCGGCGATGAATCTGCTGGGGCCTGATCCCGGAAAGATCATGATGGATCGCCTTGGGCTCGGGGCGCTGACCTTCCTGCTGGTTACCTTGAGCATGACGCCACTGCAGAAACTGACGGGGTGGTCGGGCTGGATCGTGGTACGCCGGCAGCTGGGGTTGTGGGTGTTTGCCTACATCGTGCTGCATATCCTGGCTTATCTGTTCTTTATTCTTGGGCTGGATTGGGGGCAGTTGGCGGTGGAGTTGCGCAAGCGGCCTTACATTATTGTGGGGGCGCTTGGGTTTCTCGGGTTGTTGGTGCTGGCGGTTACCTCGAATCGGTATAGCCAGCGGCGGCTGGGGGCGAGGTGGAAGAAGCTGCACCGGTTGGTGTACGGGGTGCTCGGGTTGGGATTGCTGCATTTTTTGTGGATCGTGCGCTCGGACCTGCGGGAGTGGGCGATTTATGCGGTTATTGGGGTTGTGCTGATGGTGTTGAGGGTTCCTGCTGTTGCTCGGGCTCTTCCTCGGATTGCTCGGAGGCAGGGGAGGGCGGTTTGA
- the msrP gene encoding protein-methionine-sulfoxide reductase catalytic subunit MsrP produces the protein MLIKLPRSSECKASEITPEGIYLSRRTLLGGSLSGLALGALPSMARADEASRYADVEAGRAPGWFSEKLAATRWQAVTVKGESITPFKDATHYNNFYEFGPDKGDPAANGDSLKTEPWSVVVDGEVGKPGRYALEDFVKPYQLEERIYRLRCVEAWSMVIPWLGFPLAQVLEQVEPTSRARYVRFETLKDPEHMPGQRSGFALIDWPYREGLRLDEAMHPLAILAVGMYGRELPSQNGAPLRLVVPWKYGFKSIKSIVRISLVAEQPGTTWEGLAPDEYGFYANVNPTVDHPRWSQARERRLPSGLFSPNVRETQMFNGYADEVASLYTGLDLRKNY, from the coding sequence ATGCTCATCAAGCTACCCAGGTCTTCCGAATGCAAGGCGTCGGAGATCACCCCCGAAGGCATCTACCTTTCCCGTCGTACCCTGCTGGGTGGCTCGTTGTCCGGCCTGGCCTTGGGTGCCTTGCCGAGCATGGCGCGCGCAGATGAAGCCAGCCGTTACGCCGATGTCGAGGCGGGCAGGGCGCCTGGCTGGTTCAGTGAAAAGCTCGCGGCCACCCGATGGCAGGCAGTAACGGTCAAGGGAGAGTCAATTACGCCGTTCAAGGATGCCACCCACTACAACAACTTCTACGAGTTCGGGCCCGACAAGGGTGACCCGGCGGCCAATGGCGACAGCCTGAAAACCGAACCGTGGAGCGTTGTAGTCGATGGCGAAGTAGGTAAGCCCGGGCGCTATGCACTGGAAGATTTCGTCAAGCCGTATCAGCTTGAGGAGCGCATCTACCGGCTGCGTTGCGTCGAGGCGTGGTCGATGGTCATTCCGTGGCTGGGCTTCCCGTTGGCGCAGGTGCTCGAGCAGGTCGAGCCGACTTCCAGGGCACGCTACGTGCGTTTCGAAACCCTGAAAGACCCGGAACATATGCCGGGGCAGCGTTCGGGATTCGCCTTGATCGACTGGCCTTATAGAGAAGGCTTGCGTCTGGATGAGGCGATGCATCCTTTGGCGATCCTGGCGGTCGGCATGTATGGCCGGGAGCTGCCCAGCCAGAATGGCGCGCCGTTGCGGCTGGTGGTGCCGTGGAAGTATGGCTTCAAGAGCATCAAGTCGATCGTGCGTATCAGCCTGGTGGCCGAGCAACCGGGCACCACCTGGGAAGGGCTGGCGCCGGATGAATATGGGTTCTATGCCAATGTGAACCCTACGGTCGACCATCCCCGTTGGAGCCAGGCCCGCGAACGGCGGCTGCCCAGCGGGCTGTTCAGCCCCAATGTGCGGGAAACCCAGATGTTCAATGGCTATGCCGATGAAGTGGCGTCGCTGTATACCGGGCTCGATCTGCGGAAGAACTACTGA
- the pssA gene encoding CDP-diacylglycerol--serine O-phosphatidyltransferase yields MSERPEEPNKPSDAESLLPVDEHVEEGHDAEGRKVRHRGIYLLPNLFTTANLFAGFYSIISSMSAQSALSAGDPREASKYFAFAAIAIFVAMVLDGLDGRVARMTNTQSAFGAEYDSLSDMVAFGVAPALLAFGWALGDMGKVGWMVAFIYVAGAALRLARFNTQVGTADKRYFIGLASPAAAGVVAGTVWAFSDYGIQGSKLSFLVALLVAAAGMLMVSNIKYNSFKELDLKGRVPFVAILAVVLVFAVVFSDPPRILLLIFLAYAASGPIQFLLKARRRKA; encoded by the coding sequence ATGAGCGAACGTCCCGAAGAGCCGAACAAGCCCTCCGACGCCGAAAGCCTGCTACCTGTCGATGAGCACGTTGAAGAAGGGCATGACGCCGAAGGGCGCAAGGTGCGCCACCGTGGCATCTACCTGCTGCCCAACCTGTTTACCACCGCCAACCTGTTTGCCGGTTTCTATTCCATCATCAGCTCGATGAGCGCGCAGAGCGCCCTGAGTGCCGGTGACCCGCGCGAGGCGAGCAAGTACTTTGCCTTCGCTGCCATCGCCATCTTCGTGGCCATGGTGCTCGACGGCCTCGATGGCCGTGTTGCGCGCATGACCAACACCCAGAGCGCCTTTGGTGCCGAGTACGACTCGCTGTCGGACATGGTCGCCTTCGGTGTGGCGCCGGCCTTGCTGGCCTTTGGCTGGGCGCTGGGTGACATGGGCAAGGTCGGCTGGATGGTCGCCTTCATCTACGTGGCCGGTGCAGCACTGCGCCTGGCACGTTTCAATACCCAGGTTGGCACCGCCGACAAGCGCTATTTCATCGGCCTTGCCAGCCCGGCTGCCGCGGGCGTGGTCGCGGGTACCGTGTGGGCATTCAGCGACTACGGCATCCAGGGCTCCAAGCTGTCGTTCCTGGTGGCGCTGCTGGTGGCAGCTGCGGGCATGCTGATGGTCAGCAATATCAAGTACAACAGCTTCAAGGAGCTGGACCTCAAGGGCCGTGTTCCCTTCGTGGCGATCCTGGCCGTGGTGCTGGTGTTTGCCGTGGTGTTCAGCGACCCGCCGCGTATCCTGCTGCTGATCTTCCTCGCCTATGCGGCTTCGGGGCCGATCCAGTTCCTGCTGAAGGCGCGTCGTCGCAAAGCGTGA
- the ilvC gene encoding ketol-acid reductoisomerase produces MKVFYDKDCDLSIIQGKKVAIIGYGSQGHAQACNLKDSGVDVTIGLRKGSATVAKAEAHGLKVTDVASAVAAADLVMILTPDEFQGQLYKQEIEPNIKKGATLAFSHGFAIHYNQVVPRADLDVIMIAPKAPGHTVRSEFVKGGGIPDLIAIYQDASGNAKNVALSYASGVGGGRTGIIETTFKDETETDLFGEQAVLCGGTVELVKAGFETLVEAGYAPEMAYFECLHELKLIVDLMYEGGIANMNYSISNNAEYGEYVTGPEVINEESRKAMRNALKRIQDGEYAKMFISEGATNYPSMTAKRRNNAAHGIEIIGEQLRSMMPWISANKIVDKTKN; encoded by the coding sequence TGCAACCTGAAGGACTCCGGTGTAGATGTCACCATCGGTCTGCGTAAAGGTTCGGCCACCGTCGCCAAGGCAGAAGCCCACGGCCTGAAAGTGACCGACGTTGCCTCTGCCGTCGCTGCTGCCGACCTGGTCATGATCCTGACTCCGGACGAGTTCCAGGGCCAGCTGTACAAGCAGGAAATCGAGCCGAACATCAAGAAGGGCGCTACCCTGGCCTTCTCCCACGGTTTCGCGATCCACTACAACCAGGTTGTTCCGCGTGCCGACCTCGACGTGATCATGATCGCGCCGAAAGCCCCGGGCCACACTGTGCGTTCCGAGTTCGTCAAGGGCGGCGGTATCCCTGACCTGATCGCCATCTACCAGGACGCTTCGGGCAATGCCAAGAACGTTGCACTGTCGTACGCTTCGGGCGTAGGCGGTGGCCGTACCGGTATCATCGAAACCACCTTCAAGGACGAAACTGAAACCGACCTGTTCGGTGAGCAGGCCGTTCTGTGCGGCGGTACCGTCGAGCTGGTCAAGGCCGGTTTCGAAACTCTGGTCGAAGCGGGCTACGCGCCGGAAATGGCCTACTTCGAGTGCCTGCACGAGCTGAAGCTGATCGTTGACCTCATGTACGAAGGCGGCATCGCCAACATGAACTACTCGATCTCCAACAACGCCGAGTACGGTGAGTACGTAACCGGTCCGGAAGTCATCAACGAAGAATCCCGCAAGGCCATGCGCAACGCCCTGAAGCGCATCCAGGACGGCGAGTACGCGAAGATGTTCATCTCCGAAGGTGCTACCAACTACCCATCGATGACCGCCAAGCGCCGCAACAACGCCGCTCACGGCATCGAAATCATCGGCGAGCAACTGCGCTCGATGATGCCGTGGATCTCGGCTAACAAAATCGTCGACAAGACCAAGAACTAA